GACTGAACATGGCCATGCCAAGCCCTGCATCTGACAGTATGGAAATGGACTTTGCTATGATGGCAGGCATTTCAACATGCCACCTGCAAGGAAAGCCATAAGCAAAAATGACCAAAATTAAAAGGGTATAATCcaaaaatatgcatatatacAAGAAAATATCAAACTATGCACAATTTCAAGGTTCAGTGTTTATACTGAGATGAAAAGGACAGATACCTGAATGAGACCAGGGCCCAAGTGAGACCTATTAGGCTTGAATAGGTGTTGGGGTTTCTAATGAGCTTTCTCCAAACCATGATGAGTATAAGCCTGGTCATGACACTTGTTGGTGGCATGGTCTTAGGCTTTCCATCTCCCACTTTCTCAGCTTCAACGTTGTTCATCTCTCCCTCTAACCCTCTGTTCCCAAAGCTGAATTCATCTCTTTCCAAGTAATCTTGATTCTCTCTGTGACCCTCGACTAACAATCCAATTCAACAGAAAAAGAAAcccatttaaatatcaaataaaggAAGATATATCGAAAgtaaaattaatatgaattcTACAGAAAGAAAAAGCACAATCCAACAAAACTGAAAATAGGAAACAACCTTTTCCTGGAGAAACAGCCAATCTCATGTCTTTCTGATCATGAGCTCCATATTCATGTCCTCCAAAGACATCTGATACGGGAGAAGCACTAGAGCTCCAAACAAACATATGAAGGTCCCTAGCACCATCTTCTGGCTTCTGCTGAGCTTGGCCATTCGGCTTCTTTGCATTTGCATTAACACCAACATTTTTGGAACCCGTTGGTGAAAACATTCCCGGATTTGGTGCAGGGTAATGCCCAGCACCAGCACCAGCAGCAGCCCCAGCATGGTAATGGAACCTCGGCTTTCCACCGACTGCACCATCTTCCTCATAATTCGAAGGCCTTGGTGTTGGGCCTCGTGAAGCTGAGAGGCCATAAACATCGGAGGCTCCGAAGTTTGAGTTCCTGCCACCAGCCATCATTGAATAGAAGTCTGTGTGATTGAAACTAGACCCTCTTGGAGTTGGGTTTCTTGAAGATTGCAAGGAGTATATCTCAGCATTGGTTAGATTGGAGGGtctgggagttgtcgatgacaAACCTTGTGACCTTCTTGAAAAGATATCTGATCTTGAAGCATTGGATTTTCTTACAGTGACATGAAGTTTTCCATCTTCTTTGATTTCAGCTTCGGTTTCTAGAGGCTGCCTTCCATCCAGTGACATGATGTCAGAGTCAACATGAATTGAGACAATGGAGCCTGCTGTATCTGGGAACTGCTCAGATATGAGCATTCTAGCACCTCTGAACTCAAATAAGAAGAGCATCAAAGTGTACCAAATGATGCACTGAAGGACCACAATTTGGACCATCAAACTCCCAGAAAAGTCACCATACATTCCTTTAAGCAAAGGGATGCCCATAACCAAAGTGTTGGGTAGACTTGAGAGTGAGAATAGAGTAATTGTCCATTCCAAGCAACCCTTTTTGCTCACCTTAGTCCAAACGCCAAGAACAACTAAAACGATGATCTTTTGAAGGGTATCAGCTGCAATGAACCGCATATTCATGGTGTAGGGATTATTGGTGGAGATGAAGTGGAAGGAGAGGAGAGGGACGGCGAAGAGAGCCACAAAACGGTTGATACCAGAGCACTGGTCTGGCGTGAAGATCTTCCACCATTTCACTGAGCCATAGGCTAAGATCATAGCCACATAAAGTGGCATCATTGCAGTCATAACATGGTAGAAATCTGATAGCGTGATCATCTTTGATAACTTCTTGTATTAGCCAATTCAAGAGAGAGTCCCTAAGCTCTGAGGAAGGAGGTGAAGTTCCAAAAGATTGGATGAAatttgaggaagaagaagcagaagaaggagaaggagattTTGATGGTGGAGGTGATGATGCAAAGAGTTAGGGAAATGGGAGAGCATGTGTTTTGGCTTCTGGGGTAGTGGGTAATAAGCAGAATACAGCAATATTTTTTCAGCTTTGAGAGTTGCGAAACAAGCTTGCACTTACAGTCCCCAAAGCGCACATACAGagttttttgcttttttattttgctttgtttttttcccttttgttttgAGTTGTGTTTGGATTTGGGttgtggggagagagagagaggggatgtGCTGGTATTTGATAACTTGGTAAGTTGGTATATGGCTCTATCTTCTATAACACCATTGGTTGCATAAAGTGGAGAAAGGCATTTTGGTTGGGGTGTGTCTCTAAGTAGCTGGTTGTAAAGGCTTTGTAAAAGAGcctcttcctctttcttcttgGATTCGCTTTTGAGCTCATGGGTTGTATTGTAGATGTGGCTACCATGGCTACATTTGCTTGTTTTTTATTCTTCCtcctattttttttgtttttattttcttctctttttttctgggGATGGGTTAATGAGAAGATATTCATGGGAAAGTGCCATAAATAGTACTGCAAAGAGATcatattttccaaattttcttgGCAATTTTCTTGGAATAATTCCTATTTCATTGGTGAGATTATCATTCTAGGGAACAGTGATGGATGGGTGATACCTTCACGTGGACCCTAAATTGTCCATTCCTGACCGCATCTCAGTACTTGGCATTTGCAAAggctccaactccaactttaGGCAACACCAAAACGCTATAGTCCAATAATTTTCATTCATTCCACTGTTTACTTTGGTTTTACTCAGCAGCTAGCGTGACGCCACACTACTTCATGTATATTCTTGTCTAGCAATTGGCCTCCTTAATTCCATTTTAAAGtatgagtaatgctattcaCGATCTCGTATTTACGACGTATTAAGCATGTATTGGAAGTTATAATGTATGTCACATCAATAGTGTTACACGAATGTATAtctaatgaagaagaaaaattctatacaacACATTATCGTCttacttttatctcattatgTAAGATGTGTCACATTTATCAACATTagatgatattaatttattggatgataaatataacacattttatataatgagataaaagtgaaatgatagtatgatatataacattattcatcTATACAACTTTACCTCTTCTCCTTTATACAACAACCATTTGCTTTGAGCCTTCACCTCCTGTTGCAAAATCCTAAAAGAGGGCAATTAAGACAAATTGCTGTATATATTGTAGGTAATTAAACAATATTCATATAACTTccacacaaaaataattaaattttcatgacCCCATACTAtagcacatttttttttacatgtaccTTTATTCAGCTActaattaaaattgcattgtGCACCCTAAACTTTTCGTTATTCaaatctactatatatatatatatatgacacagAAAATTAATAGTAACGTTTtacctaaaaataataataaagaaatgacTCTTTTTCGAGATCATATATAATCTTTGTGCAAAACAGCCTTTGAAGCTcttcttataaaaagaaaaatgatatttacagtcctaagatatctaagactcatataaaaaattattatttctcaaaaaGACTACGCGAGACTTGCATCCCAAGATTATATCTACCGTTATACAAGAACAAAGGCATTGAGAATtttatgcacatatatatataaatatagaaataatATCTGCGATTCTAGAGTATGCAATTTTcgtatattttctttaaaaaaatagataaatctgatatctatataaaaaaattatttttttaatcgtaaattctacttcttttaaaaagaatacGCGAGACTTGCATATCCTAAGAGTACTATATCCTACGCAAATTAAGAAATGAATGGATTAATTTCTCATTCAattattctaattatatatacGGTTGAATTGTGGTTTGACACATTTCCTTTCTCTCCTTAATTGTAAGTccaaatttcattttcttcgcCCTGAAAAAGATCATACATTCATAATGTCTTAGTGGTTTTCTGCATGCTATTGCTACAactatttattagatttttttttttttttttttttttttatggttaaaaGATGCAATATgtcaattttaataattttgaatgtaaaaaaaattaaaattaaaaaaaaatcgtatGTACTTTTAAAGAGAAAAGATAATTGCATTTATGAGTGTACAAGCGCTatacaatcactttgaaaaaagcgAATAAATACAAGAcccttatgaaaaaaaattaattttttaataatagacctctctttttcaaaacgactgtatTACATCTACGCATTTCAaaactgtatctagcattactcaattttaaaaaagtgccttttttttcccttgacTAAATAATTACTAGTTTGAATGCTGGAAACTAGTAAGGCTAGTGGCTAATTTTGCCTAACTTGCCTATCCTATTACCATATTCCAAGCTAGCCAGCCAAACTTACTTTTATAAACAACCATCAATCATCCGAAACTTTGTGAAAGTGAACTTAATGGACTTGTACCAAACAAGAAAAAGACTCTAAAATATTGTTTGATCAAGACATAAGCTTATAGTCATGATCAGCTTCATCAATTCAAAGAAACTGATTATCAGAAATGTTATTCTAAGACCTCTAAGTACTACATGCGTAcaattatatgaaataatttaatttgtaagattttaaattttaaaatttatcttctaaatcaaattatatcacgtGAATGGTGTATGGTGAAGAGTCTTTAAAATAGGATTATTCATCGATCATATGCATAATCGCATTATTACTTTTGCTAATAGGggatattcaataaatattgaaattagTGAATATTAGTAGAAAGTGAGATGTTTAGCTTTTCCTACAATTCAAAATTAAGCAATATTTATTGATTAGAGGCAAGATTATGTGTCGTGGGACATATATGCATTTGAGTAATGGTATATACAGTCGTAGAGTGTATAAGCGTcgtataatcgttttgaaaaatagtgagatctactattaaaaaattaatttttttatatgaatcttgtatttattcactttttttttaaatgattgctCAGCGATTGCACACTCACTTTTTTTTTGCGTCCCGAattgataaattaattaaataaattattaccaTGGAGATTCTACATCCAACTTTTGACCTTTCAATTTCACCAAtgaaaaattaatatctttGTTAAATATGACTATTGCTCAATAATTTACCTGAGAGGTGAAAGAGCTATATGATCATAAAAGATTTTCCAAGATCCAAAACAGTGAGGGGAAACAACAAAAGGACACCAATTAGAACAATTCTCTTGCTATCAGCAAAAGCACATGCATGAGTTATATATTAGAAGAATATGGATTCATATGATATTAGATCCATGTAATTTACGGATAAAAGTagttttacaatttaacgtatGATAAcaaatcacgttaatttataaatttatttttatagatttttttttagtaaaaatcCATCATCATGTAATTTAGTGgtatataaataaagttttttggAGTTAATCCAcagaataaataatatatatattcttctagCTAGATCTAAATGCTGGTCACAAGAGGGACAGACTTATTAATATCTAACTACATATTCAGACGCTAGGATATGATTGGCTTGAGAGAAAATAAACTAAAGGGAGTTTGTTCATtgaaaagaaagataaacaatattttatatatatatatatatatatatatatatatttatattatatacacacatatatacaaccTTGAAGTGCTGAAAACGCAGAAGCATGCGTTGAAGTTAATGATATATGGATGGAGGGTTTTGGGGTAGGAAAGGATAAAAGCCAAAGTGGGGACAAGGATTGGCGTGTCAGTCCCACAACTCATTCGAAATTCAAAACCCCAAACACCATGCTTAACTGCACGCACTGCAATAGGGTTTGTGTTTCCTAAGAGTATAAAAAGGAATGCATGCacttcttaatataattttttagcttTAATTTGTCGTATATACACATCACTTGagatttctaaatatttaaataacataaattctttatctataaagaaattttataaaaataagtacataaattaatatgaattgaTACGATACAAcgttaaattctaaaattatttttattataaaatatatctaatatatgatatgaattcatgtcaatttatgagtttgatcttgtaaaatttttttataactataatatttacgaattcacgtcaatttttaaatttatttttatgaaatatttttatgattgtaatatttttttaatagataataattataaaataaaagaaggaatTGGGGTGGCACTATCTCCACCGTTGGTCCATTTCTTTTGACGAGATCAGAGCTAGCAGCAAAAGTTTTCTGCATGAAAAGCATTAGACATGATATCGAAGTTGACCAAACTATATTCATTCTGCAGAGATTGATCGATCCATCGATGATTAAAGTTTCATGAGATAAGCAGCGTGCAGCTTTCGGCATATCACACGTAAATCAGATTAATCCAAAGCAGTAGCTAGCAGTAGTACTGATTGTGATTGATTTCTGGGAAAATGGggctaagaaaatattttcttcagaGTTATAATGGGATCATAGAAACCTTTCAATATCTAATATACTTTACGAGAAATAtaattcatttcatttataaaattgaagttatagatttttttttttttttttgatagaagtTACAATACTCCTTAAAATTGAAGTTATAGATGTGATttgatatatatagagaaatatcCAGATTACAAGTCAACTATTTACTATTATGATTCCATTCGTACATAAATTTCTTTGTAAGGAGTATTGTATTAACGTGTATAACTCTCTACAAACAAATCGTTTGAAAGATAACACTCTGCTAAAGCAGAGATTTCATCTCCCAATATCCAGAGAATGAGAGGTTTTCATCCCCACCCTCATAGGAGGAGAGGGAAATAGACTATTTCTTTTTATGCAGCTATTTTAGCAGACAAAGGAgcacaaaaaaatcatttaattggCTGCATTTGCACACACATTCTATGGCTGAATGAGCTCCCCTATGTGAATTAATTAGGAAAACCAATTTCATGGGATGAGAAGCAGTTTGTTTGAGGTACAAAGTTTCCTAAATGTTAGAAAAAGGATGTTATTTGCATTGGTATTGTtccaagcatgcatgcataggcctataaaactatatatttctcaatatcgTTGGAGAATGGAACATGAGTTTGTGTGGAAAGAACATTGAATTCCAAAAGATCCAACATTGACTTTGCTTAGGAACTCGTACTAGATCATCAGGATAATCTAGATAATCTTATACGTTTCAATATTTGTATAGAAATTGATCATAATTTTAATAGCACACGCATGTGTTTTATTGAGCAATGTGTTGTGCAATATTCCAATGTCCCTCAAATCAGGGAGAGATCATATCCTTTATATTTCATCAATAGCAATATATGTGACTATGACCAATCTAAGAtccccatttttttaaaagcaatatAAGATTTTAGTAGTTGTTAGCTTTGTGTCGTTATCGGGATAGGAATGAGGGTCTTTTCCAATGTGAAAATCTCGAAAAGTAATGGGACGACGTCGTGGAAGGTAACAACCCAATTTGTCGACTCGTGCATAGTTAAGATCAACTTGATTAGTTACATCATAGTTGTAAAATGATGGAACCATATAAGATAATTACAAAGCCTAATGTCCAAGCGACTTATCTAGTGACTATATCTGTAAAGATTCAAAGACAAAAATATCATTATCCTCTCGACATCTCTTGATGCAGCATTAAATGATAGATccacaagtgaaatataataaataatatctaattatttaatatcatatcatgGAATGATGTGAAAATGGTGGTAAAAGGAATTATGAGTAGcattattctaatttaaatGAAAGtataaagggaaaaaagagaacTTGGAATAATAGAAAAAACATGAATTAGAACTTAGAACTTAGAATATATGCTATAAGGTTTCTATGTAGAATATATGCTAAAATGGGAGAGAAATAATCAGTCATATTGTATTTGTTACATTTGTGTGAGTTTTCCAGAGAATTACTAACTCTTCAATAAATGTGATATATGGTTGTATCTTCTTCACTCCAAATTCTAGAATTGGAACAAGAACTCTTAGGTTGCATTTGGGTACAGAGATGATCTCAGATATTCTATGAATAGTAGagaaaaaatagtgaaaaaataataataaaatagtaaatagtagtgaatagtaGTAGTGACTCGCTTAGGCCGTGAGGTCCATGGCTTGTATAGACTGGACTGGATGGGGTTGGCAGATTTACGTATTTCTTGAGTCTTTTGGGGTTGTTTTCTTTAGGCTTGTTTAGTCTACTTTGGGGTTAGGCttgtttagtttctttgttttggtttgTGTTGGTTTTAATCTGGGGGGATTTGTTTTTTGCTTGGcttgtaaccacggttttcttCTGCCATAAGAAATggctttttaataaacttgggacgggGTCATTGCATGTGTGGCTTCCGGCtctttggtaaaaaaaaaaaaaatagtgaataatagtataaaatagtaaaaaataaatgaaaagtaatgaaaaaataataaataatagtagagTATGCTCTAACATATATTCTAACAATGAAAATTACAGAATACTCAGCATACTCTAAAAGTAATCAATATGCTCTAACAATGAAAATCATATACAAGAACTTACCAAAATACTTTCATTGGATTTAACATC
This is a stretch of genomic DNA from Carya illinoinensis cultivar Pawnee chromosome 15, C.illinoinensisPawnee_v1, whole genome shotgun sequence. It encodes these proteins:
- the LOC122297309 gene encoding probable auxin efflux carrier component 1c; this translates as MITLSDFYHVMTAMMPLYVAMILAYGSVKWWKIFTPDQCSGINRFVALFAVPLLSFHFISTNNPYTMNMRFIAADTLQKIIVLVVLGVWTKVSKKGCLEWTITLFSLSSLPNTLVMGIPLLKGMYGDFSGSLMVQIVVLQCIIWYTLMLFLFEFRGARMLISEQFPDTAGSIVSIHVDSDIMSLDGRQPLETEAEIKEDGKLHVTVRKSNASRSDIFSRRSQGLSSTTPRPSNLTNAEIYSLQSSRNPTPRGSSFNHTDFYSMMAGGRNSNFGASDVYGLSASRGPTPRPSNYEEDGAVGGKPRFHYHAGAAAGAGAGHYPAPNPGMFSPTGSKNVGVNANAKKPNGQAQQKPEDGARDLHMFVWSSSASPVSDVFGGHEYGAHDQKDMRLAVSPGKVEGHRENQDYLERDEFSFGNRGLEGEMNNVEAEKVGDGKPKTMPPTSVMTRLILIMVWRKLIRNPNTYSSLIGLTWALVSFRWHVEMPAIIAKSISILSDAGLGMAMFSLGLFMALQPRIIACGNSVAAFAMAVRFLAGPAVMAAASIAVGLKGVLLHVAIVQAALPQGIVPFVFAKEYSVHPDILSTAVIFGMLIALPITLVYYIMLGV